Proteins co-encoded in one Neoarius graeffei isolate fNeoGra1 chromosome 11, fNeoGra1.pri, whole genome shotgun sequence genomic window:
- the dnaaf2 gene encoding protein kintoun isoform X1: MVTNTAAENQNQNPVYGQVRAHIQGICFGVWCRAIKIRFSMAAGDKLAELNMTPDEINRFTKAMKDEKFRELFHEYAQELSNPENKKKYEEEITQLEQERGMEVKFIHPNAHHVLKTTVNGKEKCFINICSNNLINKPTCEAKRAENGQVGQCWSLPYSLTPGRPDRDNKGNNCMIYDVVFHPDTLYMADKNTRFMNLVNSTATQGVEDAFKVTLDKTKKLLKNIKYKGVPQSSVIRKPIPGQPRKEESSRHDEAFPIRYPDTTPTKDLKPLSSSLPQSPVKQSSLLPIQPHYTIKYRSLVDLQDYSYSRESAPSPRPKEIVITIDLPLLNSAADVDLNITDRKLTLESTKPNYKLELQLSYPVDDDKGDAKFNKAKKQLTVTLPVQPAKNPAVIHFEENQPESDDKEVMVSADEAVYETQLVKDEQSELNISEATCEAQPQESGPVQEKEEEDTHFFAGEVESYNINSLESKSKPLCLARADATLTYDINNTETFNSSEVNNTETSSSSEINNTETSSSSEINNTETSSSSEINTETSSLLDINNTEASSSSEINTETSSSSEINTETSSLLDINNTEASSSSEINNTKTSSSSEINITETSSSSEINNTETSSLLNINNTEASSSSEINNTETSSLLDINNTEASSSSEINTETSSVLDINNTEASSSSENAMNEPKKDFLPGVYIRTQETSLEPHTNNETENNQDKENVSSGSTSVQPSVITSAVKLKIANGSQLEVPVVESQMKQTESQLEEALYDVQNNPANPSNWETGKSEVEPSVISDGPDQLNSPLEKDTIKGSCRHQVMGVFSEDQNRSTELNSTRVPLNDQADNADYSKQRKTDFSVTTSAILREVNPEDGNEVIITDHTTSAAFSFQNSLWFELD, encoded by the exons ATGGTAACAAACACAGCCGCTGAG AACCAGAACCAGAATCCAGTTTATGGCCAAGTCCgcgctcacatacaaggaatttgctttggtgtttGGTGCAGGGCAATTAAGATAAGATTTAGCATGGCTGCTGGCGACAAACTAGCAGAACTGAATATGACGCCAGACGAAATAAACCGGTTCACTAAAGCCATGAAGGATGAGAAGTTCCGAGAGCTGTTCCATGAGTACGCCCAGGAACTCTCAAACCCTGAGAACAAGAAGAAGTATGAGGAGGAAATCACACAGCTGGAGCAAGAGAGGGGCATGGAGGTAAAATTTATCCATCCGAATGCCCACCATGTGCTGAAGACCACTGTGAATGGGAAAGAGAAGTGTTTTATCAATATCTGTTCAAATAACCTAATCAACAAACCCACATGTGAAGCCAAAAGGGCTGAAAATGGCCAGGTTGGGCAGTGCTGGTCACTGCCGTACAGTCTAACACCTGGCAGGCCTGATAGAGACAACAAGGGCAATAACTGCATGATATATGATGTTGTTTTTCATCCAGACACACTCTACATGGcagacaagaacacaagattcatGAATCTTGTGAACAGCACTGCCACACAAGGGGTGGAGGATGCCTTTAAAGTCACACTGGACAAAACCAAGAAGTTATTGAAAAATATCAAATACAAAGGTGTGCCTCAGTCCTCTGTAATACGTAAACCAATCCCTGGTCAGCCCAGGAAGGAAGAATCCTCTCGTCACGACGAAGCTTTCCCGATACGTTACCCAGACACTACACCAACCAAAGATCTCAAACCTCTGTCGTCTTCTCTTCCCCAAAGTCCTGTCAAACAAAGTTCTTTACTGCCTATACAACCACACTACACTATCAAGTATAGATCACTGGTGGATCTGCAGGACTACAGCTACTCCAGAGAATCGGCTCCAAGTCCACGTCCGAAAGAGATTGTCATTACCATAGATTTACCACTTCTCAATTCAGCAGCAGATGTTGACCTCAACATCACGGACCGAAAGCTGACTTTAGAGTCTACAAAGCCAAACTACAAACTGGAGCTACAGTTATCCTATCCTGTGGATGATGACAAAGGAGATGCGAAATTCAACAAGGCTAAAAAACAGCTTACTGTAACTCTGCCTGTACAGCCAGCTAAGAACCCTGCCGTGATTCATTTTGAGGAAAATCAGCCTGAAAGTGATGATAAAGAGGTGATGGTAAGTGCAGATGAAGCAGTATATGAAACACAACTGGTCAAAGATGAACAGAGTGAGCTGAACATATCAGAGGCAACTTGTGAAGCACAGCCTCAGGAAAGTGGACCTGTACaagaaaaggaagaagaagatACACATTTCTTCGCTGGTGAGGTAGAAAGTTATAACATTAACTCTTTGGAATCCAAATCTAAACCTTTATGTTTGGCCAGGGCTGATGCAACACTCACTTATGATATAAACAACACCGAGACATTCAACTCATCGGAAGTAAACAACACCGAGACATCCAGCTCATCAGAAATAAACAACACAGAGACATCCAGCTCATCAGAAATAAACAACACAGAGACATCCAGCTCATCAGAAATAAACACCGAGACATCCAGCTTATTGGACATAAATAACACTGAGGCATCTAGCTCATCAGAAATAAACACTGAGACATCCAGCTCATCAGAAATAAACACCGAGACATCCAGCTTATTGGACATAAATAACACTGAGGCATCTAGCTCATCAGAAATAAACAACACCAAGACATCCAGCTCATCAGAAATAAacatcacagagacatccagctcATCAGAAATAAACAACACCGAGACATCCAGCTTATTGAACATAAACAACACTGAAGCATCCAGCTCATCAGAAATAAACAACACCGAGACATCCAGCTTATTGGACATAAATAACACTGAGGCCTCTAGCTCATCAGAAATAAACACCGAGACATCCAGCGTATTGGACATAAATAACACTGAAGCATCCAGCTCATCAGAAAATGCTATGAATGAGCCAAAAAAGGATTTCCTTCCCGGTGTATATATACGTACCCAAGAGACATCCTTGGAGCCTCATACTAATAATGAGACTGAAAATAATCAAGACAAG GAGAACGTTTCCTCAGGCAGTACATCAGTGCAACCTTCTGTCATTACATCTGCTGTAAAACTTAAAATAGCAAATGGCTCACAACTCGAGGTTCCTGTAGTGGAGTCACAAATGAAACAGACTGAATCACAATTGGAAGAAGCATTGTATGATGTTCAAAATAATCCTGCCAACCCATCCAATTGGGAAACAGGAAAATCCGAGGTGGAGCCATCGGTCATCAGTGATGGACCAGACCAACTGAATTCTCCATTAGAAAAAGACACTATAAAGGGTTCATGCAGACATCAAGTGATGGGGGTATTTTCTGAAGATCAAAATAGGTCTACCGAACTCAATTCTACCCGAGTGCCACTAAATGACCAAGCGGATAATGCTGATTATTCCAAACAGAGAAAAACAGATTTCAGTGTTACCACTTCTGCCATCCTTAGAGAGGTAAACCCTGAAGATGGCAATGAGGTTATTATTACTGACCATACCACGTCTGCTGCGTTCTCCTTCCAGAACTCTCTGTGGTTTGAGCTTGACTAA
- the dnaaf2 gene encoding protein kintoun isoform X2 — translation MAAGDKLAELNMTPDEINRFTKAMKDEKFRELFHEYAQELSNPENKKKYEEEITQLEQERGMEVKFIHPNAHHVLKTTVNGKEKCFINICSNNLINKPTCEAKRAENGQVGQCWSLPYSLTPGRPDRDNKGNNCMIYDVVFHPDTLYMADKNTRFMNLVNSTATQGVEDAFKVTLDKTKKLLKNIKYKGVPQSSVIRKPIPGQPRKEESSRHDEAFPIRYPDTTPTKDLKPLSSSLPQSPVKQSSLLPIQPHYTIKYRSLVDLQDYSYSRESAPSPRPKEIVITIDLPLLNSAADVDLNITDRKLTLESTKPNYKLELQLSYPVDDDKGDAKFNKAKKQLTVTLPVQPAKNPAVIHFEENQPESDDKEVMVSADEAVYETQLVKDEQSELNISEATCEAQPQESGPVQEKEEEDTHFFAGEVESYNINSLESKSKPLCLARADATLTYDINNTETFNSSEVNNTETSSSSEINNTETSSSSEINNTETSSSSEINTETSSLLDINNTEASSSSEINTETSSSSEINTETSSLLDINNTEASSSSEINNTKTSSSSEINITETSSSSEINNTETSSLLNINNTEASSSSEINNTETSSLLDINNTEASSSSEINTETSSVLDINNTEASSSSENAMNEPKKDFLPGVYIRTQETSLEPHTNNETENNQDKENVSSGSTSVQPSVITSAVKLKIANGSQLEVPVVESQMKQTESQLEEALYDVQNNPANPSNWETGKSEVEPSVISDGPDQLNSPLEKDTIKGSCRHQVMGVFSEDQNRSTELNSTRVPLNDQADNADYSKQRKTDFSVTTSAILREVNPEDGNEVIITDHTTSAAFSFQNSLWFELD, via the exons ATGGCTGCTGGCGACAAACTAGCAGAACTGAATATGACGCCAGACGAAATAAACCGGTTCACTAAAGCCATGAAGGATGAGAAGTTCCGAGAGCTGTTCCATGAGTACGCCCAGGAACTCTCAAACCCTGAGAACAAGAAGAAGTATGAGGAGGAAATCACACAGCTGGAGCAAGAGAGGGGCATGGAGGTAAAATTTATCCATCCGAATGCCCACCATGTGCTGAAGACCACTGTGAATGGGAAAGAGAAGTGTTTTATCAATATCTGTTCAAATAACCTAATCAACAAACCCACATGTGAAGCCAAAAGGGCTGAAAATGGCCAGGTTGGGCAGTGCTGGTCACTGCCGTACAGTCTAACACCTGGCAGGCCTGATAGAGACAACAAGGGCAATAACTGCATGATATATGATGTTGTTTTTCATCCAGACACACTCTACATGGcagacaagaacacaagattcatGAATCTTGTGAACAGCACTGCCACACAAGGGGTGGAGGATGCCTTTAAAGTCACACTGGACAAAACCAAGAAGTTATTGAAAAATATCAAATACAAAGGTGTGCCTCAGTCCTCTGTAATACGTAAACCAATCCCTGGTCAGCCCAGGAAGGAAGAATCCTCTCGTCACGACGAAGCTTTCCCGATACGTTACCCAGACACTACACCAACCAAAGATCTCAAACCTCTGTCGTCTTCTCTTCCCCAAAGTCCTGTCAAACAAAGTTCTTTACTGCCTATACAACCACACTACACTATCAAGTATAGATCACTGGTGGATCTGCAGGACTACAGCTACTCCAGAGAATCGGCTCCAAGTCCACGTCCGAAAGAGATTGTCATTACCATAGATTTACCACTTCTCAATTCAGCAGCAGATGTTGACCTCAACATCACGGACCGAAAGCTGACTTTAGAGTCTACAAAGCCAAACTACAAACTGGAGCTACAGTTATCCTATCCTGTGGATGATGACAAAGGAGATGCGAAATTCAACAAGGCTAAAAAACAGCTTACTGTAACTCTGCCTGTACAGCCAGCTAAGAACCCTGCCGTGATTCATTTTGAGGAAAATCAGCCTGAAAGTGATGATAAAGAGGTGATGGTAAGTGCAGATGAAGCAGTATATGAAACACAACTGGTCAAAGATGAACAGAGTGAGCTGAACATATCAGAGGCAACTTGTGAAGCACAGCCTCAGGAAAGTGGACCTGTACaagaaaaggaagaagaagatACACATTTCTTCGCTGGTGAGGTAGAAAGTTATAACATTAACTCTTTGGAATCCAAATCTAAACCTTTATGTTTGGCCAGGGCTGATGCAACACTCACTTATGATATAAACAACACCGAGACATTCAACTCATCGGAAGTAAACAACACCGAGACATCCAGCTCATCAGAAATAAACAACACAGAGACATCCAGCTCATCAGAAATAAACAACACAGAGACATCCAGCTCATCAGAAATAAACACCGAGACATCCAGCTTATTGGACATAAATAACACTGAGGCATCTAGCTCATCAGAAATAAACACTGAGACATCCAGCTCATCAGAAATAAACACCGAGACATCCAGCTTATTGGACATAAATAACACTGAGGCATCTAGCTCATCAGAAATAAACAACACCAAGACATCCAGCTCATCAGAAATAAacatcacagagacatccagctcATCAGAAATAAACAACACCGAGACATCCAGCTTATTGAACATAAACAACACTGAAGCATCCAGCTCATCAGAAATAAACAACACCGAGACATCCAGCTTATTGGACATAAATAACACTGAGGCCTCTAGCTCATCAGAAATAAACACCGAGACATCCAGCGTATTGGACATAAATAACACTGAAGCATCCAGCTCATCAGAAAATGCTATGAATGAGCCAAAAAAGGATTTCCTTCCCGGTGTATATATACGTACCCAAGAGACATCCTTGGAGCCTCATACTAATAATGAGACTGAAAATAATCAAGACAAG GAGAACGTTTCCTCAGGCAGTACATCAGTGCAACCTTCTGTCATTACATCTGCTGTAAAACTTAAAATAGCAAATGGCTCACAACTCGAGGTTCCTGTAGTGGAGTCACAAATGAAACAGACTGAATCACAATTGGAAGAAGCATTGTATGATGTTCAAAATAATCCTGCCAACCCATCCAATTGGGAAACAGGAAAATCCGAGGTGGAGCCATCGGTCATCAGTGATGGACCAGACCAACTGAATTCTCCATTAGAAAAAGACACTATAAAGGGTTCATGCAGACATCAAGTGATGGGGGTATTTTCTGAAGATCAAAATAGGTCTACCGAACTCAATTCTACCCGAGTGCCACTAAATGACCAAGCGGATAATGCTGATTATTCCAAACAGAGAAAAACAGATTTCAGTGTTACCACTTCTGCCATCCTTAGAGAGGTAAACCCTGAAGATGGCAATGAGGTTATTATTACTGACCATACCACGTCTGCTGCGTTCTCCTTCCAGAACTCTCTGTGGTTTGAGCTTGACTAA